One part of the Longimicrobiales bacterium genome encodes these proteins:
- the hydA gene encoding dihydropyrimidinase, with protein MGDVLIRGGTVVSSTGTQKADVLIRDGKIIEVGADLAATRGDSPAHVLGGSVEVIDATGHLVMPGGIDTHTHLAHPIGRLGVTTADDFYTGTVAAAFGGVTTIVDFALQDQGGTLAAARDGRLGVIAPDAVIDYGFHIIVTDVNEAVLGEIEALVASGFPSFKIYMTYGDKKIADDDLILLLERAAQHGGLIYAHCENDCAVTHLIERHLHEGKTGPAYHATSRPPAVEAEATNRAIMLAELAGAPICIAHVTSTGAAEHVAAARARGAYVTAETCPQYLVLDDSVYDPAAGCEVAKFVCSPPMRDVAHVEALWKALAAGSIQQVSSDHAPFRFEGQKTGGCDNFTQIPNGLPGIETRLPILFTEGVTKGRLSPERFVELVATGPARIFSLDNKGSIAPGMDADIIVVDPDREVEIDPSVLHSAVDYSPYQGMKLRGFPTWTLSRGEVVVADGELLGERGRGERVERQPIDAGPDWSVGPTAAEASRVEATPVGATSESDRP; from the coding sequence TTGGGTGACGTACTGATTCGAGGTGGTACGGTCGTGTCTTCCACAGGCACGCAGAAAGCGGACGTCCTGATCCGTGATGGCAAGATCATCGAGGTCGGCGCCGACCTCGCCGCCACACGGGGGGATAGCCCCGCGCACGTACTTGGTGGCTCCGTCGAGGTCATCGACGCCACCGGGCACTTGGTCATGCCCGGCGGCATCGACACGCACACGCACCTGGCGCATCCGATCGGCCGTCTCGGTGTTACGACGGCGGACGACTTCTACACGGGGACCGTTGCGGCTGCGTTTGGAGGCGTGACCACCATTGTGGACTTCGCGCTGCAGGATCAGGGTGGCACACTGGCAGCGGCGCGTGATGGACGCCTCGGCGTGATCGCTCCCGATGCGGTCATCGACTACGGCTTCCACATCATCGTGACAGATGTGAACGAAGCGGTTCTTGGGGAGATCGAAGCACTGGTCGCTTCGGGATTTCCGTCGTTCAAGATTTACATGACATACGGGGACAAGAAGATCGCTGATGACGATCTGATTCTCCTCCTCGAACGTGCGGCTCAGCACGGTGGACTGATTTACGCGCACTGCGAGAACGACTGTGCCGTGACGCATCTGATCGAGCGGCACCTTCACGAAGGAAAGACGGGGCCAGCGTACCACGCGACGAGCCGCCCGCCTGCTGTCGAAGCCGAGGCGACGAACCGGGCGATCATGCTCGCCGAGCTCGCGGGTGCACCCATCTGTATTGCCCACGTCACGTCAACCGGAGCGGCGGAGCATGTGGCGGCGGCTCGTGCGCGGGGAGCATACGTCACGGCGGAGACCTGCCCACAGTATCTGGTTCTGGACGACTCGGTCTACGATCCGGCCGCGGGCTGCGAGGTGGCCAAGTTCGTTTGTAGCCCTCCGATGCGTGATGTCGCACATGTCGAGGCCCTCTGGAAAGCGCTGGCTGCTGGTTCGATCCAGCAGGTGTCATCGGACCACGCGCCGTTCCGCTTCGAGGGACAGAAGACCGGTGGTTGTGACAATTTCACCCAGATCCCGAACGGGCTTCCCGGCATCGAGACCCGGCTCCCGATCCTGTTCACGGAGGGCGTGACCAAGGGACGCCTTTCGCCGGAGCGTTTTGTGGAACTCGTGGCCACCGGCCCGGCTCGGATCTTCAGCCTGGATAACAAGGGCTCGATCGCGCCGGGCATGGATGCCGACATCATCGTGGTCGACCCCGACCGTGAAGTCGAGATCGACCCGTCTGTACTCCACTCCGCAGTCGACTACAGCCCTTATCAGGGGATGAAGCTGCGTGGCTTCCCGACCTGGACGCTCTCGCGAGGCGAGGTCGTTGTGGCCGACGGGGAGCTTCTGGGCGAGCGGGGGCGTGGCGAGCGCGTCGAGCGCCAGCCGATTGATGCTGGTCCGGACTGGTCCGTCGGTCCAACTGCCGCCGAGGCCAGCCGGGTTGAGGCCACTCCCGTTGGGGCTACTTCGGAATCAGATCGTCCCTGA
- a CDS encoding amidohydrolase, with translation MMLPGTSDVLHRSRRSLHRPSLAAAAFLVLATPVFAQDAKDQMAAFIDANADQFGETAQEIWELAEVGYMETESSETLQGLLRAEGFEIAAGVAGIPTAFVASWGGGGPVIGIMGEYDALPGINQSRSAERDPIPGKIAGHACGHHLFGTGSVAAAMAVKDWLEETGTTGTVRVYGTPAEEGGAGKVYMVRAGLMNDVDAMLHWHAGSRNDASASSSLANKSAKIRFYGQSAHAAAAPWRGRSSLDGVEAMHDMINMMREHVTPASRIHYVITAGGFAPNVIPDFAESYIYVRHPDPEEVRRMFDRVILTAEGAALGTETRMEYEVIHGIYNVLPNAALGRAMHANLSRVGGVPYTADEVRFAEMIQTTFPDGVPPISSAQDVQPFEVIEVGQGGSTDVGDVSWTIPTAGLSTATWVPGTSAHSWQAVAAGGTEIGNKGMINAAKALAFTMHDLFTNPALLEEARTEFLTRRGPDYIYEPLLGDRDPPLDYRASVIGGSGN, from the coding sequence ATGATGTTGCCTGGCACCTCAGACGTTCTACATCGCTCGCGCCGTTCTCTGCACCGTCCTAGCCTCGCCGCCGCCGCCTTTCTGGTTTTGGCAACGCCGGTGTTCGCGCAGGATGCCAAGGATCAGATGGCTGCATTCATCGATGCGAACGCAGATCAGTTCGGCGAAACCGCTCAGGAGATCTGGGAGCTGGCTGAGGTCGGCTATATGGAGACCGAGTCGTCGGAGACCCTTCAGGGACTCCTGCGCGCCGAAGGCTTTGAGATCGCAGCCGGTGTGGCGGGAATCCCGACGGCGTTCGTCGCATCGTGGGGCGGAGGCGGCCCGGTCATCGGGATCATGGGTGAATACGACGCGCTACCTGGCATCAACCAGAGTCGGTCTGCGGAGCGCGATCCGATTCCCGGGAAGATCGCAGGGCATGCGTGTGGGCATCACCTTTTCGGCACCGGCTCCGTGGCTGCCGCCATGGCGGTGAAGGACTGGCTCGAGGAGACGGGGACAACCGGCACAGTCCGTGTCTACGGTACGCCAGCTGAGGAAGGCGGCGCGGGGAAGGTCTACATGGTTCGAGCCGGCCTGATGAATGACGTGGACGCCATGCTGCACTGGCATGCGGGCTCCCGGAACGACGCGAGCGCCTCGTCCTCGCTGGCCAACAAGTCGGCGAAGATTCGTTTCTACGGCCAGTCGGCCCATGCGGCGGCGGCCCCCTGGCGCGGCCGCTCGTCGCTCGACGGTGTCGAGGCGATGCACGACATGATCAACATGATGCGTGAGCATGTGACCCCGGCCAGCCGGATTCATTACGTGATCACTGCGGGTGGCTTTGCACCGAACGTCATTCCGGACTTCGCCGAGTCTTACATCTATGTTCGGCACCCAGACCCGGAAGAAGTTCGTCGGATGTTCGACCGAGTCATTTTGACGGCGGAGGGCGCTGCGCTCGGAACGGAGACCCGAATGGAGTACGAGGTCATCCACGGCATCTACAACGTGCTGCCGAACGCGGCTCTCGGGCGTGCGATGCATGCGAACCTATCGCGCGTTGGAGGTGTGCCATACACGGCAGATGAAGTGCGCTTCGCTGAGATGATTCAGACCACGTTCCCGGATGGCGTGCCGCCCATTTCAAGTGCTCAAGATGTTCAGCCATTTGAAGTGATCGAGGTCGGGCAGGGGGGCTCGACGGACGTTGGAGACGTGAGTTGGACGATTCCGACGGCGGGTCTGAGCACTGCGACGTGGGTGCCGGGGACGTCTGCGCACTCCTGGCAGGCGGTTGCCGCCGGTGGGACAGAGATCGGGAACAAGGGCATGATCAACGCTGCGAAGGCGCTGGCGTTCACCATGCACGATCTCTTCACGAACCCGGCCCTGCTTGAAGAAGCCCGTACCGAGTTTCTGACCCGTCGCGGCCCCGACTACATCTACGAGCCACTGCTCGGCGATCGCGATCCGCCGTTGGACTATCGGGCGAGCGTGATTGGGGGTTCGGGAAACTAG
- a CDS encoding M20/M25/M40 family metallo-hydrolase, with amino-acid sequence MIARSLRPFVTAAALTCLLVSVASELQAQTASDYDAQIRQLMSSPVVQSAMDHIEATDEQTMDDLRTLTQIPAPPFMEDERGAAYLEMIREIGVDSAWTDEIGNVIGLRRGTGGGEVLAIAGHLDTVFPEGTDVSITQRGDTIFAPGIADDTRGLATLLAVLRAMNDANIRTEGDILFIGNVGEEGIGDLRGMKHLFRDGGPRIDQFISVDGTGATGITHMGLGSHRYRVTFKGPGGHSWGAFGLANPAHAMGRAIRYFQDGADPYTRNAPFRTSYNVGRVGGGTSVNSVPFESWMEIDMRSQGVETLIAVDAILQGAIQHAMSEENDLRTRGPALTVDVDLIGDRPSGEVAEDDPYVQQAAAVTRAMGLEPTFGRSSTDSNIPISMGIPAITIGGGGQGVGAHSLDEWFRNVDGHIGVQRVMLVVLAQVGLATIS; translated from the coding sequence ATGATAGCTCGTTCCCTTCGCCCCTTTGTTACCGCCGCGGCCCTTACCTGCCTGCTGGTGTCCGTCGCCTCGGAGCTCCAGGCTCAGACGGCGTCGGACTACGACGCCCAAATCCGCCAACTCATGAGCAGCCCCGTCGTCCAGTCCGCGATGGATCATATCGAAGCGACAGACGAACAGACGATGGACGACCTGCGCACGCTCACCCAGATCCCGGCACCGCCGTTCATGGAGGACGAGCGCGGTGCAGCGTATCTGGAAATGATTCGCGAAATCGGCGTGGATAGTGCCTGGACGGACGAAATCGGCAACGTGATCGGGCTCCGTCGCGGCACGGGTGGTGGGGAAGTGTTGGCCATCGCTGGTCATCTGGACACGGTCTTCCCTGAAGGTACGGATGTGAGCATCACCCAGCGGGGTGACACGATCTTCGCACCCGGCATCGCCGACGACACACGAGGGCTCGCGACGCTGCTCGCTGTGCTTCGTGCGATGAACGACGCAAACATCAGGACCGAGGGCGACATCCTCTTCATCGGGAACGTCGGTGAAGAAGGAATCGGTGATCTGCGCGGCATGAAGCACCTCTTCCGGGACGGCGGACCTCGCATCGACCAGTTCATCTCGGTCGATGGCACCGGTGCGACGGGTATCACCCACATGGGTCTCGGGTCTCATCGCTACCGCGTGACGTTCAAGGGACCGGGTGGACATTCGTGGGGTGCCTTCGGCCTCGCAAACCCGGCACACGCGATGGGTAGGGCAATCCGCTACTTCCAGGATGGCGCGGATCCGTACACCCGTAACGCTCCGTTCCGGACGAGCTACAACGTGGGCCGAGTCGGTGGCGGCACGTCCGTGAACTCGGTCCCGTTCGAGTCCTGGATGGAGATCGACATGCGTTCGCAGGGCGTGGAGACTCTCATCGCTGTTGATGCGATTCTCCAGGGTGCGATCCAGCACGCAATGTCGGAAGAGAATGATCTCCGGACACGTGGCCCGGCGCTCACGGTCGACGTTGATCTCATTGGTGACCGTCCGTCAGGTGAAGTAGCCGAGGACGACCCGTATGTGCAGCAGGCTGCCGCAGTCACGCGCGCCATGGGCCTCGAGCCGACGTTCGGTCGCTCGTCCACGGATTCGAACATCCCGATCTCCATGGGCATCCCGGCGATCACCATTGGTGGTGGTGGTCAGGGCGTAGGCGCACACTCTCTCGACGAGTGGTTCCGCAATGTCGACGGCCACATCGGGGTACAGCGCGTCATGCTGGTGGTGCTCGCACAGGTAGGGCTCGCGACGATCAGCTAG